From Zymoseptoria tritici IPO323 chromosome 6, whole genome shotgun sequence, one genomic window encodes:
- a CDS encoding NEDD8 family protein has protein sequence RIRVRTLTGKEIELDIEPDYKVQKIKERVEEKEGIPPVQQRLIYGGKQMNDEKTAAEYQLEGGATLHLVLALRGGVA, from the exons CGAATCAGAGTCCGCACCCTCACCGGCAAAGAAATCGAGCTGGACATCGAGCCCGACTACAAAGTGCAAAAGATCAAGGAGCgcgtcgaggagaaggaagggaTTCCACCGGTTCAGCAGCGGTTGATTTATGGTGGGAAGCAGAT GAACGACGAGAAGACAGCTGCGGAGTACCAACTCGAAGGCGGCGCGACGTTGCATCTGGTGCTTGCGTTGAGAGGTGGAGTGGCTTGA